The following are encoded together in the Bos taurus isolate L1 Dominette 01449 registration number 42190680 breed Hereford chromosome 10, ARS-UCD2.0, whole genome shotgun sequence genome:
- the GPHB5 gene encoding glycoprotein hormone beta-5: MRLVYLFLGPMTLLLLAGCGCVISTSSENLRTFVGCAVREFTFLAKKPGCRGLRITTDACWGRCETWEKPILEPPYIEAHHRVCTYNETKQVTVKLPNCAPGVDPFYSYPVAVRCDCGACSTATTECETI, translated from the exons ATGAGGCTGGTGTACCTTTTTCTTGGCCCCATGACCCTCCTGCTCCTGGCTGGCTGTGGCTGTGTCATCAGCACCTCCAGTGAGAACCTGCGCACATTTGTGGGCTGTGCAGTGAGGGAGTTTACTTTTCTGGCCAAGAAGCCGGGCTGCAGGGGCCTTCGGATCACCACGGATGCCTGCTGGGGCCGCTGTGAAACCTGGGAG AAGCCCATTTTGGAACCCCCCTACATCGAAGCCCATCATCGGGTCTGTACCTACAATGAGACCAAACAGGTGACGGTCAAGCTGCCCAACTGTGCCCCTGGAGTCGACCCCTTCTACAGCTACCCTGTGGCGGTCCGCTGTGACTGCGGGGCCTGCTCTACCGCCACCACGGAGTGTGAGACCATCTGA